In one Mycobacteroides chelonae genomic region, the following are encoded:
- a CDS encoding SDR family NAD(P)-dependent oxidoreductase, whose amino-acid sequence MNIDLTGKTALVTGSTQGIGLEIVRQLAASGARAVVNGRSQDRVDEAIAEIGLQNGSVIGVAADVSTAEGVELLREQLPEVDILVNNLGIFGAVPAREITDEQWRNYFEVNVLSAVRLIRVYLPGMIEAGWGRIIQIASDSAIVIPQEMIHYGVSKTALLGVTRGFAKDAAGSGVTVNSVIAGPTHTAGVEDFVYQLVDKSLPWDEAQREFMKKHRPQSLLQRLIEPAEIANLVVYLSSQFASATTGAAVRADGGYVDSILP is encoded by the coding sequence GTGAACATCGACCTGACCGGTAAGACCGCGCTAGTAACAGGTTCCACACAGGGCATCGGACTGGAAATTGTGCGGCAGCTTGCCGCCAGTGGTGCGCGGGCCGTGGTGAATGGGAGGTCGCAGGACCGCGTGGACGAAGCGATCGCCGAGATTGGGCTTCAGAACGGCAGTGTCATCGGAGTCGCCGCGGACGTTTCGACTGCCGAGGGAGTGGAGCTGCTGCGCGAGCAGCTCCCCGAGGTGGACATCCTGGTCAACAACTTGGGCATCTTCGGTGCTGTACCGGCACGTGAGATCACCGATGAACAGTGGCGGAACTACTTCGAGGTGAATGTGCTGTCTGCCGTGCGCCTTATCCGGGTGTACTTGCCGGGGATGATCGAGGCTGGATGGGGTCGCATCATTCAAATCGCCAGTGACTCTGCGATTGTCATCCCGCAGGAGATGATCCATTACGGCGTCTCCAAGACTGCGTTGTTGGGGGTCACCCGAGGATTCGCGAAGGATGCGGCTGGGTCAGGGGTCACGGTCAACTCCGTCATCGCCGGACCTACGCACACCGCGGGCGTGGAGGACTTCGTCTATCAGCTTGTCGACAAGTCGCTGCCCTGGGACGAGGCGCAGCGTGAATTCATGAAGAAGCATCGGCCTCAGTCGCTACTGCAGCGTTTGATCGAACCGGCAGAGATTGCCAACCTGGTCGTCTACCTCAGCTCCCAGTTCGCATCCGCCACGACGGGCGCTGCGGTTCGTGCCGACGGCGGGTACGTGGATTCGATCCTGCCCTAG
- a CDS encoding TetR/AcrR family transcriptional regulator, whose product MGQPRTRRRPDEAKSLILKAAEALLVEAGPHAVEVRAVASRVGMTDAGVAHHFKNRDGLLVALLHHGGTRIRDAVANATHDWVSRGAQVSELVDCVADVYEDGYGELAIALHAAGWRDDGAGLLNPVVDTLHAARKSSYGRRPPRDDTRLAVAALHQALATEAAYGAAFRRSAGIPEPDASRGRQQRRWWVRTLITVLDIDETLSTTASGR is encoded by the coding sequence ATGGGCCAGCCTCGAACTCGCCGACGCCCCGATGAGGCGAAGTCGTTGATACTCAAAGCCGCTGAGGCGCTTCTTGTCGAGGCCGGTCCGCACGCCGTCGAGGTACGTGCCGTCGCCAGCCGAGTCGGCATGACCGATGCGGGTGTCGCTCACCACTTCAAGAACCGCGACGGTCTGCTCGTGGCACTGCTGCATCACGGCGGTACCCGGATCCGCGATGCGGTCGCGAACGCCACTCACGATTGGGTCAGTCGCGGAGCACAGGTGTCCGAGTTGGTGGACTGCGTCGCAGATGTCTACGAAGACGGCTACGGGGAGTTGGCCATCGCCCTTCACGCTGCGGGGTGGCGCGATGACGGTGCCGGGCTACTCAATCCCGTCGTCGACACCCTGCATGCCGCCCGGAAATCATCGTACGGTCGCCGACCGCCGCGCGATGACACGCGTCTTGCCGTCGCCGCCCTGCATCAGGCGCTGGCGACCGAAGCTGCTTACGGCGCGGCGTTTCGCCGTAGTGCCGGCATTCCCGAACCAGACGCGAGCCGAGGCCGCCAACAACGGCGGTGGTGGGTACGCACCCTCATCACGGTTCTGGACATCGATGAGACGCTCTCAACAACGGCCAGCGGTCGCTAG
- a CDS encoding DUF3237 domain-containing protein, producing the protein MLTFEEKLPGVDEGVSLVPLFRGVWHVAQYVVLPATPAGTRVVIEIPEGKLEGRGISAQTLGGANADWFVIGPEGTGTADYRGTMRTADGAVIYIHGHGRCDMSAGFSAGAILRGHAHFETGSDQYRWLNKVHAVFRGVVVGDGAAGTGVYHDEYFEVR; encoded by the coding sequence ATGCTGACGTTCGAGGAGAAACTGCCGGGTGTTGACGAGGGCGTCTCTTTGGTGCCGCTTTTCCGCGGTGTCTGGCACGTGGCTCAGTACGTAGTACTGCCCGCCACGCCGGCCGGCACCCGAGTGGTTATCGAAATCCCGGAGGGCAAGCTGGAGGGCCGAGGGATTTCCGCGCAGACTCTCGGCGGCGCGAATGCCGACTGGTTCGTTATCGGGCCGGAAGGGACAGGTACCGCAGATTATCGAGGAACAATGCGGACCGCTGATGGTGCGGTGATCTACATACACGGCCACGGCCGGTGCGATATGTCGGCAGGTTTTTCGGCCGGGGCGATCCTGCGGGGACATGCACATTTCGAGACCGGCAGTGACCAGTACCGCTGGTTGAACAAGGTGCACGCAGTATTTCGCGGTGTTGTCGTGGGTGATGGTGCGGCGGGAACAGGTGTCTACCACGATGAGTACTTCGAAGTCCGCTGA
- a CDS encoding DedA family protein translates to MDMGLAPSDVMDPMYWLGEGGLFGGAVLAGVIVIVFIETGLLFPFLPGDTLLFSAGLIAAQPNSPVSIQVLAPCAALAALLGSQCGYFIGRRLGPALFRKEDARFFKQRYLTASREFFDRHGPKTLLVAQFIGVVRTFTPVIAGMSGMRYPIFLLYNAIGSAAWGVGLTTVGYFLGNVAFVGEHLDVFILVIAILSTLPAAATAAKVYLEKRRAVTDSG, encoded by the coding sequence ATGGACATGGGTCTGGCGCCCTCGGACGTCATGGATCCGATGTATTGGCTGGGCGAGGGCGGACTATTCGGCGGCGCCGTCCTGGCCGGCGTCATAGTCATCGTCTTCATCGAAACTGGCTTACTGTTTCCCTTCCTGCCCGGTGACACGCTGTTGTTCTCCGCGGGGCTGATTGCCGCTCAGCCGAATTCCCCTGTCTCGATCCAGGTGCTGGCGCCATGCGCGGCGTTAGCGGCCCTACTGGGAAGTCAATGCGGGTACTTCATCGGACGCCGGCTCGGCCCGGCATTGTTCAGAAAAGAAGACGCACGTTTCTTCAAACAGCGGTATCTGACCGCCTCTCGAGAGTTCTTCGACAGACACGGACCCAAGACGCTGCTCGTCGCGCAGTTCATCGGCGTGGTCCGCACCTTCACCCCGGTCATCGCCGGAATGTCTGGCATGAGGTATCCAATTTTCTTGCTGTACAACGCTATTGGTAGTGCGGCATGGGGTGTCGGGCTGACGACGGTCGGCTACTTTCTGGGTAACGTCGCCTTCGTCGGTGAGCATCTGGACGTCTTCATCCTGGTGATCGCCATCTTGTCGACGCTCCCGGCCGCCGCCACAGCGGCCAAGGTGTACTTGGAGAAGCGGCGCGCAGTCACCGACAGCGGCTAA
- a CDS encoding endonuclease/exonuclease/phosphatase family protein, with amino-acid sequence MARTTFSVATFNMYNLQDADTPLYATSKPWTPEEFKRKTEWAAWQLGTLGADIVGLQEVWSKSALEAVLAVDPQGLADEYDVLATPAVGTSITCAALVRKGLLTGKPKWITDFPKAVRLESRDDPADPQAPVIDVSIKSFSRPVLNFQVQLRDDEPATEIFVVHLKSKLPTQISKEAWYKKSSATYRPHQQALGDGISTIRRTAEAVAVRVLLNGVMRDTETPVVVLGDINDGKESNTANILTSQPRYLVGDSQGGSDFGLYSAQTLQEYRDTRDVYYTHVHQDLRESLDHVMVSEQFYDHSRKRVWLFEGLLINNDHLNFENHRETGTGDHGIVRVSFKHDPVK; translated from the coding sequence ATGGCCCGCACCACCTTCAGCGTCGCGACGTTCAACATGTACAACCTGCAGGACGCAGACACTCCGCTCTATGCCACGTCGAAGCCATGGACTCCCGAGGAGTTCAAGCGCAAGACCGAATGGGCGGCATGGCAACTGGGGACTCTCGGCGCCGACATCGTCGGCCTGCAGGAAGTGTGGAGCAAAAGTGCCCTGGAGGCGGTCCTTGCGGTAGATCCGCAGGGCCTGGCCGACGAGTACGACGTCCTGGCCACTCCGGCGGTAGGAACCTCGATTACCTGCGCCGCGTTGGTGCGCAAGGGCCTCCTCACCGGAAAGCCCAAATGGATAACCGACTTCCCCAAGGCGGTGCGGCTTGAATCCAGGGATGACCCGGCCGATCCCCAGGCACCTGTCATCGACGTCTCGATCAAGAGCTTTTCCCGGCCGGTCTTGAACTTTCAGGTTCAGCTGCGCGACGACGAACCGGCCACGGAAATCTTTGTGGTGCACCTCAAGTCCAAGCTGCCGACGCAGATCAGCAAGGAGGCCTGGTACAAGAAGTCCTCGGCGACGTATCGGCCACATCAGCAGGCGCTGGGCGATGGGATCTCAACCATCCGCCGAACGGCCGAGGCGGTAGCCGTACGGGTGCTGCTCAACGGTGTCATGCGCGACACGGAGACTCCGGTCGTCGTACTGGGCGATATCAACGACGGCAAGGAGAGCAACACGGCCAACATCCTGACGAGCCAGCCCCGCTATCTCGTCGGAGACTCGCAGGGGGGCAGTGATTTTGGTCTTTATTCGGCGCAGACGTTGCAGGAGTACCGGGATACCCGCGACGTGTATTACACCCACGTGCATCAAGATCTGCGGGAGTCGCTCGACCACGTGATGGTGAGCGAGCAGTTCTATGACCACAGCCGTAAGCGGGTGTGGCTCTTCGAAGGGCTGCTGATCAACAACGATCATCTCAACTTCGAGAATCATCGGGAGACTGGTACCGGAGACCACGGCATCGTCAGGGTGAGCTTTAAACACGACCCCGTGAAGTGA
- a CDS encoding CGNR zinc finger domain-containing protein, with translation METSTSGTIAAILGEPLPVELMNTVRGGRGEVMDALEGDQPVHAWLEAMADRILAESGAHTIAFSLEDAQFIADDLRALRDALRCLAAEVTADPRPPTSGMTHTQAVTMINTLARARAELVWPVGGEPSRAATAHGSQARLTVGLIARQAIDFFGGPERHRLRACLSSHCVLYFVKEHPRREWCTPKCGNRARVKRHYDRQTSTGA, from the coding sequence ATGGAAACGAGCACGTCGGGCACTATCGCCGCCATCTTGGGTGAGCCGCTCCCCGTGGAGCTGATGAACACCGTCCGCGGTGGGCGCGGAGAGGTAATGGATGCTCTGGAGGGCGATCAGCCTGTGCATGCGTGGCTCGAGGCTATGGCGGATCGGATACTGGCCGAATCGGGGGCGCACACTATTGCCTTCTCGCTGGAGGATGCCCAGTTCATCGCCGACGATCTGCGGGCTCTGCGTGACGCCCTACGGTGTCTGGCCGCGGAGGTCACCGCAGATCCGAGACCGCCGACATCGGGCATGACGCACACCCAGGCCGTCACCATGATCAACACGCTTGCTCGTGCTCGGGCAGAGCTGGTATGGCCGGTGGGCGGAGAACCCAGCAGGGCGGCGACGGCCCACGGATCGCAAGCACGGTTGACGGTCGGTCTGATCGCGCGTCAGGCGATCGACTTCTTCGGTGGCCCGGAACGTCACCGGCTGCGGGCCTGCCTGTCGTCGCACTGCGTGCTCTATTTCGTCAAGGAACATCCCCGTCGCGAGTGGTGCACCCCGAAATGCGGTAACCGTGCGCGGGTGAAGCGGCATTACGACCGCCAAACCTCGACGGGTGCTTAG